In the Leisingera caerulea DSM 24564 genome, GATGTGGATGTGAAATGGTCGCATCGGGTTGCAATTCCTCCCGACATGCAGGTTTTCGAAGTCGTCAACCCTGACGATCAAGACGATGTGATGCTCGTCGGGATGGATGGGAACTTCTCCGATACGCTTGGGTCTTTCCCGCCCAATTGGGAGGAGAACTCACTGGAAGTCTGCCGGGTCGGGGATATCGTTTTGCACATCATGGATCCTGTCGACCTGGCAGTTTCCAAGGTTGGCCGTTTTATCGAGCGCGACCGCGACGATATCAAGGAACTGGCCGCGCACGGGCTGATCGACATTGAGAAGTTCAAAAAACGCGTCGAGGAGGCATTGGATTATTATGTTGGCGACACAACATTCATTAAGTACAATGTTGCCGATGCGATCGAACTGATCGAACAGGAATGAAATGGCGAATGCGAACCGAAATAACGGGCTGAGCCCGGCACGGCGCCGCGAGAAGGATATGCTTGACCTTCTCGCGCGTGTTGCCGTGCATGGGTTCACCCCTACCGGTTCGGAGGATGAAGGGCACCTTCGGCAATTGGGTTATGCGGCGAATGTTGCACGCGGCCGTGTCGAAGATCCCCAGGACTACCTCGGCAAGGTCGTCAAGTATTGCCGGTCGCATCTGCCTGAGCGGCCAGCCCCTGCGGGCGTGTACCGGGACCCGGTGCAAAAGCGCTGGGGGGCAAAGTGGAATCTGGACGTGGGCAAGGTCAGATCAGAGCTTCCGCTGCATGTTCAGAAGCTGAAGCGCTCCGCCTTGAAGGCCGAGCAGCAGAGCCCCGGCTTATAAATCCGCCAGCTGAGACCACTCTGCAGCGCGCTGCCTCTGCGTGGAGCTGCCGCGCGCGGCGAAGCTGCGATAAACCCTTGCGTTTATACTTTTTCGCATATAGCTTGCGTCGCAATAGGGCCCCTGGCCGAATTACATTCGAGGATTATGCCAATGCCAATTCCGCAAATTCTTTCCTGGTTCCGCAAGGCGGTCCCCGCTCCCGAGAAGAAGAACTTCAACACCCAGACCGGTGTGCATTTCGAAGAGGTCGCCGAAATGATGGACGCCCTGAAGGGCGATGATGCCGCATCTGAAGCGAGCCTGGCCGCGGTGCGCAGCGCGCTGCATGACTTCGCAACAGAT is a window encoding:
- a CDS encoding DUF6036 family nucleotidyltransferase; protein product: MSERTLMPELERHFQALADRLGNLKTPVHAYIAGGVAINYHTGYRMSDDVDVKWSHRVAIPPDMQVFEVVNPDDQDDVMLVGMDGNFSDTLGSFPPNWEENSLEVCRVGDIVLHIMDPVDLAVSKVGRFIERDRDDIKELAAHGLIDIEKFKKRVEEALDYYVGDTTFIKYNVADAIELIEQE